In Indicator indicator isolate 239-I01 chromosome 7, UM_Iind_1.1, whole genome shotgun sequence, the sequence CAGTCGGGCTCGGCTGTGAGGTTTGCTAAGTCGGGCTGCGAAGCGTGCGAACCAGACGTTGGTAAATAAACGGTGGCCACTTCAGTCTTGAAGACCCTCCCGTGGAGGGGCTGGGTGATCTCCTCGCTCCCCGGCCGCCTCACCGCCTGTCTCGCTCGGCTGGGTGGCCGGGCAGCGGCCAGCTCCTCCAAAGAGGGATTGGATGAGTttgggagagaagaaagaggcgGCTCTTTGGGAGGGCTGTGCAAATCGCTGCTTTTCCAGGCCTCGGCCCCGTTGTCACGAGCTGCCAGGTTGGCGCGCTCGTTAATGTGGGAAATGAACTCGGCCGTCTGCAGGCTGCCGGCCTTCCTGCTCCACTGAAGGGcctcctctgagctgctgccctccttgtCCTTCACATCGATGAGAAACCCGTTGTTTTCGCTCTTGAAGGTGTCGCCAGTCGAGGCGCTTTTGAGAATATTCCCTTTTTTCCGGTCTAGAGGAAAGGTCTGGTAACACTTCTTGAGATCGGGTGAAGTCTGAACTCCTGTGCTCTTGGTGACGTTGGGTATTGACCTCCGGGCAGGCACCGTCATGTACTTGCGATAGGATGTTTTGTAGGAGAGGGCCTTGGCTTCTTTCTTGTCGGGGTCCTGTGTGGTGGCCAGCTGTTTGTCCCTCTGCTCGTTCTGGGCCTCGCAGATGTCTTTGAATctcacctgcagggctttgTTTCGTTTCTTTATCTGCCGGTTGGGGTCCAGCGCATATTTCATCTCCAGTGCCAGCGAAGCGGCTGGCTCAACTTCACTTTCCGAGGCGGTGAGTAAGCATTTGCCGGGCTCCTTACTCACCATGATGCctgcattcaaaaaaaaaaacagttcaaAAAGCCTCATGTTACCACAGAAACGCTACTTTTTCCCTAAAAAATTGTGGTGTTTGAGGTAGTTTCCTCAGCTTAGACCGAAATGGGTGCCACTTGAAACCTTTTTGCTCTTAAGTCTGAGTCCTTCGTATTAGACTTTGGTGCGTTGCTagaaaatagttttgttttttttttaatcacacaaTCCCAGcgtgctaggggctggaagggacttgtggagatcatctagtcccactcCACTGTTAAAGAAGagtagcttgcccaggatcacaatgtccaggagggtttagaatctctccagagaaggagactccacagcctctctgggcagcttgctccaggctccagcactctcagaGCAAAGACGTTTCTTCATGTTTATGTGGaaattcctgtgttccagttagTGCCCGCTGCTCCTTATCCTGCTACTGGAtaccactggaaagagtcttGACTATGCTCTTGACCCCCACCGTTTAGATACTGATAAGCATTTTTTTGTCTCACTTTAACACAGAGAGGAGTAGAGCTCCGTCTGGTTTTTGTGGCACCAGAAGTTTTTCCCACACCCCTTTCCAGAGGACAGGCACCATGGCTGTCATGCCATGGATGCCACCTCAGCACTCAGACTCACTGCAAGGGAAGAATATGGGGTTTCAGGAGCAAGTcaaaacaggctgtccagggaggtggtggagttaccatccctccaggtgttccagaaacatgtggcactttgggatatggtctgatggctatggtggtgttaggttaaaggttggactcagtgatcttaaaggtgtcttccaaccaaaacaattctatggtttgAAGTCATCTGAATTTACttgataataaaaaaaaaaaaaaacagggaaaatgAAGAACAAGTGTCTTTGTACTAATAGAGAGAAGTTGAGAGCACTGACCATCCTTGATGCTCCTGTAATGGAAATGTTTAGTAGCAAGAAGTGTCAAACCAACATTATTTTTGACTGTGTGCTTGCTTGTGAAAAACGTTTCTTCTGTGTAAAGTACTCTGCATCTTTGCAAGACATTGAGTCATTAGGTGTGCcattatttggatttttttaaaagaaaaaaacaaccaaaaaaacccccaaacaaaacaagaaacccaaacaaaacaaacatcttccccctcctccacctcccaaCCTTATAGCTAAACCTAAGACCTGGATGAAGATAAATTCTTGCTACTGACTGGTTAGCACTGCTGCATGCACAACATTTATGAACTATTGAAGCTAGTGGAAGAAGTCAGCACTGCATCAATTAAGGTTTTGCTTCAAATGCAAAACAACCCATCCTTTGCTAGGAGCAGTAATATGCCTTTTAAATAGAACTTCTCATCCCAAAGGATCCTAAAGCacgaaaaagaaagaaaaaaaaacccaaaccacaaccccccacaaaaaaccTGTTATGATTCACAGAAATTACTTAACCTGCCATTGAAATATCAATACCTCCTCAAGGATGAAAAGATGCCAAGTGCTTAACACCGCACAGAGCGGAaaacccagcagctcagtcGTTGCACAGATCATAGGGGATCTGGAGTAACTGCATAGTTAAGACCTCGATTTTACACCTCATTTGAGGTTGTCGTTTTTCTGCTCCTATTGCATAAATATCTCCCTAATGCTAAGATTTACTGAATTACCAAATTGTCATTTAATCCAAGTGTTCTCCTGTTTAAACTCTGATGTACCCTCAGAGGGACTCAACAATACGAAGTAAAATGAGTAAAGGGACTTTCGGGTATGTTATTTTaagtacattttaaattaaaattcttttgtctattaagttaaaaaaaaaaaaaaatcagtgaggCTCTTGAAGAGTTAAGTGCCACAACAGCATGTGTTTTACATTTCCATTCAGTAGCACAAGGGGTGAATCCCTATGTCCAGTCTGTCTTTAATTTTAAGAAAACACAACAGATAAGTGATTTTTCTGTGGAAATTTGAATGTTTATGAGTTTTAAAAAGTAATAGTAACATTTTCCAAAAGTTACTAAGGCACACAAATGTAGATGGCAGACAATCAGTGTGCTGCAAGATTGGACCTCTGGGTTATCAAATTGCTttcaaaaaaaatctcatgcaAGTGCGTCATTacttaatttcttattttttcatttcatgtttTACTCCTTTGGCCAAAATAATTTGCAAATAAGGAACTGCAATATTCTAGAGACCATCTAGTTTGCCTTTTTCTCTCTAACTTTTCAGGCTCAGTGAGCAGCAGTCATTTTAGAAGAAGTTTCTATCTGCTTCCATGTGATGTAGGAGAAAGTCTgtagcagaaagcaaacagggAAGATTCAGGACAAAAAAGGATCAAACAATGGAATCTGAGATTGATAGATACTAGTTTTCAAactatatatttatacatatatacacacacacagagaactcTAGTATCTGATACCCGggcgaaaaaaaaaaacaaccctttgGAGGAAATGGGAGTGCTAGAGGGAAGTCTTATGGTAAAAGTGAATCAGAGTAGTGAAGTAAAGTGGTATTTTGTACTTTGTGCCCATCTGGGGTAAGGGCAAGCTCAGTTATCTCTCTGCCTGTAATACATTATGTATAAAAGTAGACTGATTCTTGGGGGGGGAAACAAATTAACAGCATAGGGGTATTTTTTGTTCCAATTGAAACCCTAAATAAGGAGTCAGTTGAGCTTTGTGAGGAATGTTGGTATCCTGTACTGGTTGTTTTCGGCTGTCACAGAGGGGCTGGATTaaacgatctccagaggtccctttcaaccatcagcattctgtgattctgtcttttAATTATAGCAATGTTTGCCAAGTGAAGTGATGCCTTTATTCGAGAGACATTCTGCATACAGAGCCACGTTCACTCACAGCTTCCTGAGATGGTGATGGTAGGAAATACAGATATCCATCCATCTGTCTGTATATCTGTTTATCTAGGGGTGGAATTTTGCAATGCTTTAGTAAATTATGAAGTGCTGTATAAGATCCAAACCTGACCCATTAGCCTGCATCTGGACAGACATTAGACACAGCTAAAAAGTGTTGTGAAAATTACTgtcaaaaccccaaactgcaCTTTCATTACTGTAGAACTGGAAGCAAATCTCTCAGAACAGTCTGGGAAATTAATGAGTTTACCAGAAAAACTAAATACAGTAACACTGGGGCCATTAATCCATCAGTTTTCAAATCTGCTAAGAGGAGTTCATGCAATACTAACAAACTGAAGCAAAtacaaaatgctgcttttaaaagacaaatGTGAAatactacagaatcacagaatggtgagggttggaagggacctctgggacTCATCTAgctcaacccccctgctaaagcagagtcacccacagaAGGTTACCCAGCATCACAACACCCacatgggtttggaatctctctacaggagactgcacagcctccctgggcagcgtgctccagggctccagcaccctcataccagaattttctctttaagttcaagtgaaacctcctgtttTCTAGTTTGTATTTACTCCTCCTTGTCcagtcactgggcagcactgaaaagggCCCAGcaccatcctcatgaccctccCCCCTTTAATTATTGAttagcattgagaagatccctctgtctgctcttctccaggctaaacagccccaggtgtctcagcctcacTCATcatcagagatgctccaatcccTCTGAAAAGGTCTGTCAGCAGGTCCCACTGTGTTtctgggcagggggagggggtaTAACTCTCCCATGACAGTCTGAAAAGAGGGGCACACATTTTTACTCATAAAAGAAGCTTACAAAAATTGTTTGTCAGATCTGAAAAATCACTTCTTCCAAACGTCTCTTAGGATACCTCAGAGCTGTCAAACCAAGTCTCCTGGAACTTGGTTATTTGACAGTAGGATCCACTAACATACAATTTACTTGAAGTATTGGTTTCGTGTTTTATTACTGCACCTCTGACCTGTCTCGGTTTTCAGATTATTTCAGATACCACTTGAATCCCATAATATTGGGGGCTGCAGGATCACTGAGTCTGTTTGGAATGACTTAATGGCTTCAATTAGTGAAGTCCATAACCCAGATGAAACCAGGAGTCTGGCAATTTCCCACAGAGCAGGAATAGATAAATGGGGTCCTGGATTCTGTGATGCAGCTAATTTTAAGCATGTCTTTAATAGCCAATAAATTGATTCCTCACAAATTGCTTGTCTCCCTTTCCCAATTGCACAGACCTGATTGATTCAGCTAATTTAGAGTTTCCTATTCCCACTAGTAACTTGGACTAATAATTTTATATAAATCTGTGATTAAGAATGACAACCACCAGAAGAACTCTCCTATCTTTTTCTAAGCCTTACTTGGATCTCAGTGTCTCTGAGGAGAGCTAGATGTGCACATTTGATGAAAGAACGGTTGAGCAAACAGTTGATTGTGagttaaatatttaaacatGGAAGAGTTTATGtaatcttttttgttttgttttgtttcatttttgttttggatGAGGTGTTGACTCCAATTTAGGCACTAGCGTTTACAACATTATCTCCTGGGAGACCTCGCTTAATCATTCAACCTGCACTTGAGATCAGAAAATGCTAGAGGTCTGCCTTGTCCTGTTGAAGTTAGTGCTCATTGTAATGTGTTTCCTTTCCCTGCACTACTTCTCTGTAGTTCTGCTGCCTGTTTCTCAgctctttgttgtttttctggaaCACAAACACAAGTGTTTTCTGGCATACATAAAATGTGTGACTGTGAAATACAATAGAAGCTGCAGGAGTTTTGGATACTTCAATAAACTACCAAGATGGAGTTTCTCAGCTGAGTACTGCAGAGTTTATGGCTCACTCTGTCAGGGAGTTAACCAAGGCTTTGACTTTGAATTTTAGTTGCAGGTGccaattaaataaaataaactttttgTCTGTAGTTACCCCAAACCAACTTTGATTGCATGAGGTGATTTGCTAAGCTAAATATTTAAGTAACCACAGAGCTTAATTTTCAATTTTCAGCCTTGATTTGTTTATAACCTTCTGGCTGATTACCCTTAAGCAGTGTTCTCTTATGTTTGAATATGGAAATAAACTACTAAATGATAATAATGAAAAGGTGGTGCAGAGAGAAGCCTTAAGTTagtagaaaagaaaatctcCAGGGTAAGCTATGGAAACCACCTTCTTTATTATTTCAGGTTCTCAATTGCATATTTTATTCAATTAAATAAATCATTCCCTTTTGGTTTTCCATTTATTGATGCTgtccagatttttttccctcctcaggTCAGCCATACACTTGGCATTTCTAGGAAGGATAGCAAATTTATGTGTTTCACACCTTAATTCTGAGGAGCAGTAGGTACACAACAGTCCCTTTCAGGTCTCTGTCAGCAGGTGAATCTGAGGTGCTTAAGTAAATCTTTGCAGGACTTTCAGTCTTAATACAAGACTTTGCAAAATCATAAaaccacagactggtttgggtgggaagggatctttaaaggtcattagtccatcccccctgcagtaggcagggacatctgcaactagaccaggttgctctgagccctgTCACTGTACTGTGAGGTGAATTATGGTGTTGAATTTCCAGACTAATTTGTTaatgaaggaaagggagaatTGTAGCTTACCTTCTAAATTACCTTATCATGTACGTTTTATTGCTGTCGGTTTCATGATACAGAAGTATACTTGAAGACTAAATCTGTTCATAAGCAAAGTTAAGCTTCCCAAGTTCCAAATGAAGATAAAAGGCAGAGATTTGAGT encodes:
- the INSYN2A gene encoding inhibitory synaptic factor 2A, with amino-acid sequence MVSKEPGKCLLTASESEVEPAASLALEMKYALDPNRQIKKRNKALQVRFKDICEAQNEQRDKQLATTQDPDKKEAKALSYKTSYRKYMTVPARRSIPNVTKSTGVQTSPDLKKCYQTFPLDRKKGNILKSASTGDTFKSENNGFLIDVKDKEGSSSEEALQWSRKAGSLQTAEFISHINERANLAARDNGAEAWKSSDLHSPPKEPPLSSLPNSSNPSLEELAAARPPSRARQAVRRPGSEEITQPLHGRVFKTEVATVYLPTSGSHASQPDLANLTAEPDWSPCSAAEEDKKRTAHLNGVQPQAGDARACSSRVQCPATECNEQTLQLKVSPMEDNQPCQTAVTVSEECQQIVPHTEVVDLKAQLQMMENLISSSQETIKVLLGVIQELEKGEAHREGLSYRTGQDTANCDTCRNSACIIYSVELDFKQQEDKLQPVLRKLHPIEETQVAPLPYSQESYSSTPKQKSKTESKKHGRWKLWFL